Genomic DNA from Halorussus rarus:
CGCGGTGGATTTCGGAGATCCCGTTCAGAGATTCACCGAGTTACGAGATGAGAGTGTCGGTTTCGATTACTACGACGGTTCACGCGGTGTACAAGGTGGTTCTACCGCGAGCGAACGCAGTGAGCGAGCGGCCCAAGTGAGGACCAACGAGACGACCGACGTGTCGTCGTGAGCGGAGCGAACGACGGCTCGTCAGAGCTTTGCTCTGACGGTGGTTTCGGTCGAGCTTTTGCAAGGGCGCGCCTCGTGGGGCGCGCCGCGGAACAGGTCGTTTCTATATCTTGGACTCGGCGTCGTCGGCGAGCTCCTGCATGCGCTTGCCGATGCGGCCCGCCTCACTGAACTCGTCGTCGCTCATGGCGGTGGCGAGCGCGTTGCCGAGGACGAAGACGGCGTGCTTGTGCTCGCTCTTGGACTTGTGGACGTGCGAGGGTTCGACGTCGAGTTCCTCGTAGGGGTCGAACAGTCCGTCGGTCACCCGCTCCTTGTCTTGGAAGTACTCCATGATGAGTACCATCTCCTCGTGGAGTTCTAGAAGCTCGTCCTTGTGCATGGGCGTGGCTAGGGAGGTAAACCGATTTAAGGGTTTCTGAGAACACTTCGCACGCGCTCCGAAAAGAGCGGATTAGAAGACGTACTCGTCCTCGTGACCCATCATCCCTTCGTCCTCGATACCGGGCTCGCGGTCGTCGTCGTCCATCGGACCGCTGGTCTTGTAGGCCTTCAGTCCGGTGGAGAGGAGGTCCTCGATGGCCTCCTCCCGGTTGACGAACTCGCCCTGTTCGACCATCTGGGCGATCTGCATTTCGAGATGTTCCGGAATAGTTATCTCTACCTTCGGCATTGGAACATTGGTGGCTTCGGGAGGGGTGTTCTTAAGTCTGACGGGGACGAGTACGGGAGACGGCGAACGATTTTGAATAAAACTCGAATTTTGATTCCGAGTGCGGGAACTGAAGCGGCTCATCTCGAAACAATAGTTTGCAGAGCTTGTGCGCAACTGCCGGCCGAAAAAACGTGTCGAGTCGCGGAGACGGTCTCAGCGGCTGCTGAGCATCTGCTCGATGGAGCTCACGATTCGGCCCGGACCCATCGCGCCGAGCTTCTCCTCCATCCGCTTCTGGTTGAAGTAACTGGCGAACGCCAGGATGGTCGGCGGCCAAAGACCGATGAACAGCCCCTGCATCCGGTTCCCGCGACCGAAGAACTGGTACCACGACAGGGCGACCGACGCGGCCGACGCGAGGACGGCCAGGTCGGTCGTCGACTCCTCGGCGGCCTCCATCTTGGCCTTTCGTTCCACCGTCCGCTGATTTTCCATTGACATCGCGACTCCGACTAGGGACACGCCCTTCTTTGTTATTCAGTAGATGCCCGGGAGTATCGACGATGCGTTGCGGGAGTTCATTCGGTTTTTCGGGGAATCGGCTCGTTACGGAGCCCGCACCGGTCCCACTACCCCGGGAAATCCCCGATTGAAACCGGCCGGACGGCGGAACGGTCGCGCGCAGTCGATACATCTACCTGCGTCCGCCGCCGATTCGTCTTCATGAGCGTCACGGACGTGACCGACCTCTACGAGGAGTTCGACGGCGAACGGCTCCCGCCGGGCCAGCGGGAGACCGGCAAGTTCCCGGTCCTCTCGAAGAGCGGGACGCCCGACTGGGACCCCGAGACGTGGGAGTTCACGGTCACCGGCGCGGTCGAGGAGGAGCTGTCGCTCTCGTGGGACGAGTTCCGGGAACTGCCGAGCGAGACCCAGAACCAGGACTTCCACTGCGTGACCGGGTGGAGCAAGTTCGACTGCGAGTTCACCGGCGTCACGTTCCCCGACCTGGCCGAGCTGGCCGGAGTCGAGGACGACGCGGTCCACGTCATGTTCTCGGCCCTCGACGGCTACACGACCAACCTGCCGCTCGAAGACTGCGTGCGCGAGGAGGTGCTGTTCACCTACGAGTTCGACGGCGAGTCGCTGCCCCGCGAGCACGGCGGCCCGCTCCGGGTGGTCACGCCTCACAAGTACGCCTACAAGGGCGCCAAGTGGGTCGACGGCGTGGAGTTCCTCACCGAGCCCGAGCGGGGCTACTGGGAGAAGCGCGGCTACTCCGACACCGCGAACCCCTGGAACGAGGAGCGGTACAGCTGACGCCGTGGGATTCCGAGACAGTTAGACTAAAGGCTCCCGCCTCCCGACTTCGACTGAATGGAGTCTCCGCCGCGCGACGGACAGGTGTCGGCCGAACAGACCGGCTCCAGCCTCGTGAGCCGGGCTACCGAACTACCGGACTGCGAGCCCCGGCGCTTCCTCGCCGGCCGGGACGCGCCCCGAACGTACTGGACCAGTCCTTACGGCCCGGAGTTCGCGGGCGGGGGCACGACGGCCCGCGTCGCGGCGGACGGCGACGACCGGTTCGCGGCGGTCGCGGACGCCGCGGACGACCTCTTCGACGGCCTCGACTACGTCGGTCCCGAGCAGGCCCGACCTCGCCTCTTTGGCGGCTTCTCGTTCCACGCCGACCACGACCCGGCCCCGCCGTGGCAGGGGTTCGGCGGCGCCGAGTTCGTCCTCCCCCGGACCCTGCTGACCCGCGCGAACGGCGAGACGTGGCTGACCGTCTCGGCGCTCGACGCTTCGCCCGACGCCGTCGAGCGCGAACTGGCGGAGGTCCGGGACGCGCTCGCCGATGCGATCGACGGCGGAGACGGCGACGCCGTACCTGGCGACGGCGCTGACGACGGCGGACCGCCGGGCGTGCTGGCCACGGAACCGACCACGACCCGCGAGGAGTGGGCCGAGCAGGTCGCGGCCGCCGTCTCGCGCATCGAGGCCGGCGAACTCCGGAAGGTCACGCTCGCCCAGTCGCTCCGGGTCGAACTCGCGGGCGACGTGTCGGTCCCCGACGCGCTCGCGCGCCTGGGCGAGTCGTACCCCGACTGCTTCCGATTCTGCTTCGAGCCGACCACCGAGGGCGCGTTCTTCGGCGCGACCCCCGAGCGGCTCGCGACCCTCCGCGGTCGAACGGTCGAGGCCGACGGCCTCGCGGGGTCCATCGGGCGGGGGGCGACGCCCGAGGAGGACGCCGAGCTGGAGGCCAGCATCGAGAACAGCGAGAAGATGGCCCACGAGCACCAACTGGTCGTCGACACCATCCGGGACCAGCTCGCGCCCCTCGCGGGCGAGGTCCGGGTCGCCGACCGCCGAGTCCGGAAGCTGGCGACCATCCAGCACCTCTGGACCCCGATCGAGGCCGACCTGACCGAGAGCGACCACGTCCTCTCCATCGTCGAGGCGCTCCACCCGACCCCGGCGGTCGGGGGGCTCCCGCCCGAGACGGCCCTGCGGACCATCCGGGAGACCGAGACGTTCGATCGCGGCTGGTACGCCGCCCCGGTCGGCTGGTTCGACGCCGACGGCGACGGCACGTTCGCGGTCGGCCTCCGGTGTGCGGTCACCGGCGAGTCGTCGGCCACCCTCTACGCCGGCAACGGCATCGTCGCCGACAGCGACCCGGACGAGGAGTACGAGGAGGTTCAGCTGAAGTACCGGCCGATCCTCGACGAACTCGAAGATGAGTGACTCGCCCGCCCCGAACCGCAACACACTCTGGGCCCGGGGCCTCGTCGCGGAACTCGCCGCCGCCGGGGTCGAGGCGGTCTGCGTCGCGCCGGGCAGCCGCTCGACGCCCCTGACGGTCGCGTTCGCCGAACACCCGGACGTCCGCGTCTTCTCCCACCTCGACGAGCGCTCGGCCGCCTTCTTCGCGCTGGGCCGCGCCAAGCGCACCGGCGAGCCGACCCCGCTAGTGTGTACTTCGGGCACTGCGGCCGCGAACTTCCACCCCGCGGTCATCGAGGCGAACCGGGCCCGCGTCCCGATGCTCGTCCTCACCGCCGACCGACCGCCGGAGCTCCGGGACTCGGGCGCCAACCAGACCGTCGACCAGGAGAAGCTCTACGGCGACGCCGTCCGGTGGTACGCCGACCTGCCGGAGCCCGAGCCCGAAGCGCGAAAACTCCGGTCGCTCCGGACGACCGCCGCCCGGGCGGTGGCCGAGTCGACCGGCGTGCCGCCGGGGCCGGTCCACCTCAACGTCCCGTTCCGCAAGCCCCTCGAACCGGTCGAGGTCGAGGGCGACGTGCCCGGCGATTTCGCCGGCGAAGCGCCCCTCGCGGCCGAGGGACGGGACGGTCCCTTCGTCGAGACGGCCCAGGGCCGACCGGAACTGGCCGACGCCGACCTCC
This window encodes:
- a CDS encoding isochorismate synthase codes for the protein MESPPRDGQVSAEQTGSSLVSRATELPDCEPRRFLAGRDAPRTYWTSPYGPEFAGGGTTARVAADGDDRFAAVADAADDLFDGLDYVGPEQARPRLFGGFSFHADHDPAPPWQGFGGAEFVLPRTLLTRANGETWLTVSALDASPDAVERELAEVRDALADAIDGGDGDAVPGDGADDGGPPGVLATEPTTTREEWAEQVAAAVSRIEAGELRKVTLAQSLRVELAGDVSVPDALARLGESYPDCFRFCFEPTTEGAFFGATPERLATLRGRTVEADGLAGSIGRGATPEEDAELEASIENSEKMAHEHQLVVDTIRDQLAPLAGEVRVADRRVRKLATIQHLWTPIEADLTESDHVLSIVEALHPTPAVGGLPPETALRTIRETETFDRGWYAAPVGWFDADGDGTFAVGLRCAVTGESSATLYAGNGIVADSDPDEEYEEVQLKYRPILDELEDE
- a CDS encoding sulfite oxidase-like oxidoreductase, which gives rise to MSVTDVTDLYEEFDGERLPPGQRETGKFPVLSKSGTPDWDPETWEFTVTGAVEEELSLSWDEFRELPSETQNQDFHCVTGWSKFDCEFTGVTFPDLAELAGVEDDAVHVMFSALDGYTTNLPLEDCVREEVLFTYEFDGESLPREHGGPLRVVTPHKYAYKGAKWVDGVEFLTEPERGYWEKRGYSDTANPWNEERYS
- a CDS encoding UPF0058 family protein, which translates into the protein MHKDELLELHEEMVLIMEYFQDKERVTDGLFDPYEELDVEPSHVHKSKSEHKHAVFVLGNALATAMSDDEFSEAGRIGKRMQELADDAESKI
- a CDS encoding ribbon-helix-helix domain-containing protein; amino-acid sequence: MPKVEITIPEHLEMQIAQMVEQGEFVNREEAIEDLLSTGLKAYKTSGPMDDDDREPGIEDEGMMGHEDEYVF